Below is a window of Fusobacterium varium DNA.
TTTTTGATAGAATAGATTTGAGACAAGTAAACGACCTCCTTATATTTTGTTTGGCGACTTAATTTTAACAGGAAAATTTACTTGTCTCATCTTTTTTTTGAAAAAAAAGTAAAAAAGGTGTTAATACATTTAAGTACCAACACCAAAAATTATACACCCTAAAAAAGAGAGTTATAATTTATAACTCTCTTTTTTTCTTATTTTTTCTATCTTAAAGTATATTTATAAGGATTAAATGCTACTTGAGCAAGTTTAAAATTCTGAATACCCAAAGGAATTCCAATAATAGTTACACATTGACATATACCAGCAATAATATGTGAAATAGCCAACCAAATTCCAAAAAAGATAATCCAGAAGAAAGCTGAAATAGGTCTTGGTGGCTCTCCAAGATCAGTTTTTAAAACTACCTCTTTACCAAAAGGCATTAAGCAAGATCCTGCCATTTCAAAACATCCTCTTGAAAAAGGAATTGTAATTATGAAAATAATACTAATAATTCCAGCAATTAACCATTCAAAAGCTAAAACTAATCCACCTAAAAATAACCAAATAATGTTTAAAAGTAAGCTCATAAAAAACCTCCTTGTATGTATTTATTTTAGTAAATCACGAATACTATTAAAAACAACACTTCTGACATCTTTATTTTCTTTAGCTAAATCTTTGATTAAGTTTTTAACCCTTAATCTTCTAGAATTTTCACTAACTTCATAGGGACAATCAGATTTTACAACTGGTAGTTCCAATTTATTAACATATCTAATAATATCTTTCTCCTCAACAAAAGCTAATGGACGTATAACTTTAACTCCATACTCTTCAGATTCATAACAAGGTTTCATCATCTTCATATTTCCTTGATAGAAAACATTCATTAAGAAAGTTTCAATAATATCATCTTTATGATGTCCAAGAGCAAGTTTGTTGATATTTTGCTCCTTCATCATTCTGTATAAAATTCCTCTTCTTATTCTTCCACAAAGGAAACAGGGATTTTTTACCTCTTTTTCTCCAAAGAGCATATCATTTAGATTAGTATGTTCCACTTGAAGTTTTAAACCTAATTTTTCACAATATTCTTTTATAGAGTCAAAAGAAGCTCTATCTATATTTGGATGAATATGGATAGGGATAATTTCAAAATCTATATTTGCTATTTTTTGAATTCTAACAAGGGCATTTAAAGTAGTAAGGCTATCTTTACCACCAGAAACTCCTACAGCAATTCTATCTCCCTCTTCAATCATATTGTATGTGTGCATAGCTTTACCAACAGGGCTCCAAATAGTTTTACTGAAGTTTTTTCCCTCTATATAGCTTAAAATATTCTCTTTTTTTTCCATCTTATTCCTCAACTTTATTATCGCTTTTATTTCCCCTAGTATATCCTAAAATATAGTCAAGATTTATATTTTTCATAGAATTAAATATACTTTGTTTAATATTAGGGTTAGTTAATTCCATAGTTTTTAAAAGATTTTTAATCTCTCTTCTTTTAGAGTCTACCTTCCCAGATTCTACAGGGCAACCACATCCCATAGCCATTATCTCATTTTTTTGAGTAAAAGCGATAATATCCTTCTCTTTAATATATACCATAGGTCTAATCAATTCCATTTTTCCACTTGTAGATTTTACTTTAGGTATCATAGTTTTAACAGTTCCTGCATAAAACATATTAATCAGAGTTGTTTCAACTACATCATCAAAGTGGTGTCCAAGAGCAAGTTTATTATATCCTAACTCTTCAACCTTATTATATAGAACTCCTCTTCTCATTTTAGCACAAAGGAAACAAGGTTTTTCTGGATCCTCTTTAAAAGCTATCTCCCATACATTTGCCTCAAAAACTTCACAAGGGATATCTAACTCTTCTAAGTTAGCTTTAAATTGAGCCATATCCATAGCTTGAAACCCTGGATTCATTGAGATAAATGCAACTTCAAAATTTTTACTTCTATCTCTTTTCATCTCTTGAAAAAGTTTACACAGAAGTAAACTATCTTTACCTCCAGAAACTCCCACAGCAATTCTATCTCCATCCTCTATTAAATTAAAATCTTTAACAGCTTTTACAAATTTAGTCCATATTTTTTTTCTATATGTTGTTCTTAAACTTTCTAATGCTATTTCTCCTTTTTTCATTGACTCCTCCTTTTTTGATAGTATATTATAATATTTTTCACTATTTATGTCTAGTATTATAATTCTTTTATTAAAATAAAAATGTATGGTATAATAGGCATTATACAAAATTAAGAAAGGATAAAAATTATGAATGAGATAGATAAAAAAGTGAT
It encodes the following:
- a CDS encoding YccF domain-containing protein, translated to MSLLLNIIWLFLGGLVLAFEWLIAGIISIIFIITIPFSRGCFEMAGSCLMPFGKEVVLKTDLGEPPRPISAFFWIIFFGIWLAISHIIAGICQCVTIIGIPLGIQNFKLAQVAFNPYKYTLR
- a CDS encoding tRNA 2-thiocytidine(32) synthetase TtcA, encoding MEKKENILSYIEGKNFSKTIWSPVGKAMHTYNMIEEGDRIAVGVSGGKDSLTTLNALVRIQKIANIDFEIIPIHIHPNIDRASFDSIKEYCEKLGLKLQVEHTNLNDMLFGEKEVKNPCFLCGRIRRGILYRMMKEQNINKLALGHHKDDIIETFLMNVFYQGNMKMMKPCYESEEYGVKVIRPLAFVEEKDIIRYVNKLELPVVKSDCPYEVSENSRRLRVKNLIKDLAKENKDVRSVVFNSIRDLLK
- a CDS encoding tRNA 2-thiocytidine biosynthesis protein TtcA, with the protein product MKKGEIALESLRTTYRKKIWTKFVKAVKDFNLIEDGDRIAVGVSGGKDSLLLCKLFQEMKRDRSKNFEVAFISMNPGFQAMDMAQFKANLEELDIPCEVFEANVWEIAFKEDPEKPCFLCAKMRRGVLYNKVEELGYNKLALGHHFDDVVETTLINMFYAGTVKTMIPKVKSTSGKMELIRPMVYIKEKDIIAFTQKNEIMAMGCGCPVESGKVDSKRREIKNLLKTMELTNPNIKQSIFNSMKNINLDYILGYTRGNKSDNKVEE